A window from candidate division WOR-3 bacterium encodes these proteins:
- a CDS encoding rhomboid family intramembrane serine protease: MLPLRDDIPSERRPFITYIIVTMNVIVFIYEMSLGRGLRNFFISYGVIPQNILAGINWYSLFTSMFLHGDFWHILGNMLYLWIFGDNVEDTLGKFWFIIMYLFSGVVGSFAHILVSPNSTIPTIGASGAVSGVLGCYLILFPNARVVALVPLGFFIRFTMLPAYIFLGFWIFLQLIFGFGTAGQGSGVAYFAHIGGFVVGLVFGLIFRRKRYYFHYEIY, from the coding sequence ATGCTGCCTTTACGAGACGATATACCTTCTGAGCGAAGACCATTTATTACTTATATAATTGTTACGATGAATGTAATTGTATTTATTTATGAAATGTCTTTAGGTAGAGGCTTAAGGAATTTTTTCATTTCATACGGCGTGATACCGCAGAACATTTTAGCCGGCATCAATTGGTATAGTTTGTTTACCTCAATGTTTTTGCATGGTGATTTCTGGCATATTTTAGGCAATATGCTTTATCTGTGGATTTTTGGAGATAATGTTGAAGACACTTTGGGAAAGTTTTGGTTTATTATAATGTATCTATTTTCTGGAGTAGTTGGTAGTTTTGCTCATATTTTAGTTTCGCCCAATTCGACAATTCCCACTATCGGTGCTTCAGGCGCTGTTTCCGGAGTTTTGGGTTGTTATCTAATTTTGTTTCCTAACGCCCGAGTAGTTGCTTTAGTTCCTTTAGGATTTTTTATAAGATTTACAATGTTACCAGCATATATCTTTTTAGGTTTTTGGATTTTTCTTCAATTAATTTTTGGCTTTGGTACCGCCGGTCAAGGTTCCGGAGTGGCATATTTTGCTCATATTGGTGGGTTTGTAGTTGGTTTAGTGTTTGGACTGATTTTCCGAAGAAAAAGATATTACTTCCACTACGAAATATATTGA
- a CDS encoding T9SS type A sorting domain-containing protein, giving the protein MNKYSINVIIGFLIVLLSANLLDAQYRCDWNVFSNGGGILTSANYQCRATAVQPAIGNMASSNMLGFIGFWLPVTPTAILEPKTEEVFNPNQLITKLYNAKPNPFRNLTTIYYSLSTKTKVSLNIYDVSGRLVKTLVNGEQTPGFYNVMWNSQDNQNQLVSKGVYFYRLHTSNYNSSKKLVIIQ; this is encoded by the coding sequence ATGAATAAATATAGTATCAATGTTATAATTGGCTTCTTAATAGTATTATTAAGTGCCAATTTACTTGATGCTCAATACCGTTGCGATTGGAATGTGTTTAGCAATGGTGGAGGAATTTTGACTTCTGCTAATTATCAATGCCGGGCAACTGCGGTTCAACCGGCAATTGGTAATATGGCATCAAGTAATATGCTCGGGTTTATTGGCTTTTGGCTACCTGTAACACCAACTGCGATTTTAGAACCTAAAACCGAAGAAGTCTTTAATCCCAACCAACTCATTACGAAACTATATAATGCTAAACCCAATCCATTCCGAAACCTAACCACAATTTACTATTCACTATCTACGAAAACTAAAGTATCACTTAATATCTATGATGTTTCGGGTAGATTAGTGAAGACATTAGTTAATGGAGAGCAAACCCCGGGTTTCTATAATGTTATGTGGAATTCCCAAGACAATCAAAACCAGTTAGTGTCTAAAGGTGTTTATTTTTATCGTTTGCACACTTCTAATTACAATTCCAGTAAAAAATTAGTTATCATTCAATAA
- the ispF gene encoding 2-C-methyl-D-erythritol 2,4-cyclodiphosphate synthase: MLSKYRIGFGFDSHPLRKNRKLIIGGVEIPFSYGLFGHSDADVLCHSIGDALLGAVGLNDIGCYFPDTDPKLRGISSLKILAQIMKLIEKNRYRIINVDSVVICQKPKLNPYFEQMKMKLAEVLKVDKSAIGIKAKTTEGLGFTNKQQGIIAYSLALLRKK; this comes from the coding sequence ATGTTATCTAAATATCGTATTGGATTTGGATTTGATAGTCATCCTTTACGAAAAAATCGGAAGTTAATTATAGGTGGTGTCGAAATTCCATTCTCTTATGGTTTGTTTGGCCATTCTGATGCAGATGTCTTATGCCATTCAATTGGTGATGCACTTTTAGGTGCTGTTGGACTTAATGATATTGGTTGCTATTTTCCTGATACTGACCCTAAACTTAGGGGAATATCCAGTCTGAAAATTCTTGCCCAAATAATGAAACTGATTGAAAAAAATAGATATAGGATTATTAATGTTGACTCAGTAGTTATTTGTCAAAAGCCAAAACTCAATCCTTATTTTGAGCAGATGAAGATGAAGTTGGCAGAAGTCTTAAAAGTAGATAAATCGGCAATTGGCATTAAAGCCAAAACTACTGAAGGTTTAGGATTTACAAATAAGCAACAAGGAATTATTGCGTATTCATTAGCACTCCTCCGAAAAAAATAA